In Fragaria vesca subsp. vesca linkage group LG5, FraVesHawaii_1.0, whole genome shotgun sequence, the genomic stretch TGATTTCTTATAATTTCTTTTTTCATCAATGATTTATCTTTATTGCATTAGAACCTCAAGGAGGTTCAATAAGTCCAGAACTCAATCTGGAGGACTACCAATCCAAACTGATCTATAAGCATCATCAAAAGCTAAACTTTCTAGCCTATGAGCTACTGTGTAACAAGTTATAGGTGAAAAACTAATATGCAAATCTTGAAAGGTGTACATAGCTGTATTGATATCATCAATGATTCCAGCAGTCATACCTTGGATTGACAAGATCAGTTGTGGCTTCAAGACAATCTATTTCCAGCACAACTGGTTGAACATGCAAGGACTGAAGCAATTGCAAGCCTTCCTTAATTCGAAGCAACTTCACTTATTTGGCAGCAGCAACATGCTGCATAGGAAGCGCAAAGGCAGCCTTTTAACCAGCCATTTTCATCACCCAGCACAGTAACTTGTCCACCCTTTGTCTGGTTTGGTATACAATTACCATCAACATTTAGTTTCCACCTTCCTGCTTTGAAGACGCTGATTGTCTTGCTTTTCTAAATTCTTCTAAATTCTTCCAAGCTATAGAGCTAAACACAATGTCAGTAGAAGTTTGAGCAAACACCATTCCAGAGATTGGTGTTTCTATTCTTCTAAAGTGCCCACAGAATAATAAGAAGCTTATCAAATTAAAATATCTTGCTTAGGTTCTCAGCATGCTTCAGCATCCACTTAATGACATTCATGTTTGTTAACACACTAACGTGGAGCTCAAAAGGAAAAAAATGTGCTGTCTTCATGTTTGACCTTACTGATTTCTTATGTTTTGATCTTGTGCCAACAGTAAAATGTTAAAACATCAAACCGATTCATCTCAACCGAAAGTCCTGTAAACCAGTAACAATTGTTGCAAAAAGGTGAAAATTCAGTCTTTGCTTCCCATTTTTCCTTAATCTTTCATCTTTTGATTTTTATTTTATGAAGATGGCATATACAATGTTTTAAAAGGCGCCGAGACGCTAGGCAGCAACAAAATGTTTTGTCTTTCATCTAGGAAGCTTGGTGCTCCACCTTATATGTTTATTTTTTTAATGGGGATGTTGTATTGTAACGAGCAGGAGGCTCTAAGAGTTGAGATTTATTTTTGAAATAGAAGTGTATAAGTTTGTTATTATTCATTTGTGTGTCGGGTTGCTCACATGTAAGGGTTGTTATGGCAAATTGTGGTAGAACTTCTAAAAGTGTGTATATTTGACTATTTTCAAATATTATAAGATATTATATATTTTTCTAATGATTAAATAAAAAATAAAAAAAATTATCGTTTAGTCCTCGTCTAGGTTGCGCGTAACTGCCCTCGTATCGCTTAGCGCCTTTTAGAACATTGAACATTGATAATATATTTATCGAAAACCAGTCTACAGACAAACAAAAAAGTAGTTGTAGTCCCTTAAGTGGTACATAGAAATCGACATACCCATTAATACAATGAAATTTGTAGAAGTAGCGGAGATCATCTTTTAGTAATACATCAGAGACGCTAAGAGCAAGTGCACCTCAACAGCCAATGCCATGGTGTGGCCTCTTAGCCCAAAATCGATGCACCACATGTCTTATTACCCGACTAAATGTTTGGTCGATAATTTCTAATGGTAGCTTTTTCCTCTTAAATATGTCAACCGATTCAATGGGGCCTACTACATATGTGTCTTCTCATTTTTTGACCTTGCTATTTTGTTTCTCTCTTAGATGTTTATATATGGTTATGTATGATAAAATTCTGATAGTGTTACTTAAAATTTAAGAATATTCATTGTTATAAACTGATCAAACTAACAAGACGGATATCTGTAAACTGATCGGATACAGATTTGAATCGATCTATCAATGATCCGGCCGGTAACCAATCGGATCCGGATATAAAAATTTTATAACTCGATAAACAAACGGGTAGATACTTTACCGCAAAGATAAACAGGTAGATACTTTGGAAATACCTTGAAAGCTGAAGACCTCGGCCCATATCTAGTAGTTAAATCGAGTCATTGTTATTGCTGCGGCGTTGCCTCCTCAATCCCCTTCAATCCCATATTTGCTTTCCCAACACAGAAAACCTCCCAAGTTTCATCCATGGCTGACCACTCCGACGATTTAGACCAACTCCTTGACAGTGAAGACTAAACCTTTACTCTCCCTTTCCCTCTCTCTCTCTCTCTCTCTGAAATTCTTGTTTGTTTTACCTTTTCGAAATTGCTTTTGCAGGTGCTTTAGATGACTTCCAGAATCTCAACCTCAGCAAACCCTCCCTCGAAAGGTTCTATCTTTTTCTTCAGAGCTTCAAAGATTTAACCTTTACTTTGCAATTAAGGATTTCATAAGTTTCTGAGTTTACTTCTTTGCTCCCCAATCAGTTTATAATGATTCAATAAGGTTGTCTCTAGAAATTTTTATGATTGTAGAACCAAGAAAACCATTTTGTGTACAATTCAGTAGAAAAATTACATAATGGGTGTTTGTAGTTTGTTTTGCTCAATGGCATTGCCTATGTGATGTATTTATGTTTTTCGATAGCATCGAACCGTAGAGAAAGTGGTAGAATAAGGCGCGTGAAATAATGTCTTTTAGGAAATCTCATTGCACCGATGGAGTGCATAAGCTTTATGCTCCAAACTGAATGTTTTATTTTCGTTTGCTGATTGTAGAAGTAAAGAAACTGTAGAGACCAAGCGAGAATTTCCTTCCTTGCCTGCTGGGGTTCAAGGACTTGGAATGGGGTTACCTGACCTCAAAGCTAAGAAAAAGGGGAAGCAAAAGGTTGCGGGTGGATCCCATGTTACTGAGGCACTTGATAAGCTCAGAGAGCAGACAAGAGAGGCTGTTAGGGGACTGGAAAGCATGAGTCCACAACCTGGGGCAGATGATTTTTCCAAGGACCTGATGATGGAGGATTGGGTCAAGCAGTTTGAGGAACTTGCTGGCGGTCAGGTAATTTGCTTTCTCTTGTCGTATGAATGTCAAGTTAATGTGTTTGTGCTGAATGTGAAGTTTACATTGCTAACTGTTTGGATGAGTCTTTATGGAGCTTGTACTGTTAGTGGTTTGCGAATTGTAATTGAGACACAGTTATGCTTGAGTTTTATCATATTTGAAGCTGGCATATGGTGTTTAAAACTAAAATTGGTGTTTGATACAATCGCAGTCGCTGAACTTATCCTCCGTTTTTTTTACTCAAAAACACGTTAATAATTTTTCTTCTAAACGTGTTAAAATGGTCTATCTTAACTGCAAAGGGTGTGTGATTCTGCTCTCTCTCATGATTTTAAGTACCGCATGAGTTTTGCTTGGTTTAGCACTATAATTTTATTCTGTTCAACCTTGTCCCAGCTTGGTTTATGGATATGTGTGGGATCCAGATTCTTATGGAATCATGAATAAACCCAATTATATTTGGATTATGGTTGTGCTCGAGTTATATTATAAGAGATGAGTCAATCACAAAATCTACCGACCATTTGGCAGTTCGCTGCATCCATGAGAGCACAAAGTAGTGTAGGCTTGGTTTTACAATATTCTTTGAAATATGTGGCTATAAGCTAAAGCATGAACAACAGATACTTTCCTGAAAATATTGGAGGTGATGACTTGATCAGGTTGAGTTCATTTTATAGCTTAAGATTTAACAAGAAAGAGTAAATTGATTAGAAGAGAATCTTCTTTGGAAGCAGAACAGGCCAATGCCTTCTGGTCTATAGAAAAATTTCTGTTGTTATATCTTAAGAGTTAGTCAAACAGTGAATGTAAGAGTTATTGAGGGGCATTGTACTTTACAATTGTTGCAAATCAAAATGCATTTTTTAGTGAGAGATGCAGTAATTGTAATTACTTCCTCGCACAAATCTCTATCCAGGTTTAAGAAAAAAAAAATTAGGTTTCAATATGTCTGTTCCAATTACTTCCTCTCACAAATCTCTATCCAGGTTTAAGAAAAAAAATTTGTTATCATTTATACTCCTTTCCACTGGGAATTTTAGAAGTGAATCCCAATCAAATGGGATAGACAAATATGTTTTCTGAAATTCTTGTGCCTAATGCTTTTGACTCCTTTTATCTTTTCTTTTTTTAAGTTT encodes the following:
- the LOC101304096 gene encoding peroxisome biogenesis protein 19-1-like, whose product is MADHSDDLDQLLDSALDDFQNLNLSKPSLERSKETVETKREFPSLPAGVQGLGMGLPDLKAKKKGKQKVAGGSHVTEALDKLREQTREAVRGLESMSPQPGADDFSKDLMMEDWVKQFEELAGGQDMGSMVETMMQQLLSKEILYEPMKEIGEKYPKWLKDNEATLSKEEYDRCFHQCELIKELNEVYENDSGNYNKIFEIMQKMQECGQPPNAIVQELAPDFDLASLGQISPEMLESQGNCCIM